The Quercus lobata isolate SW786 chromosome 4, ValleyOak3.0 Primary Assembly, whole genome shotgun sequence genome segment TTGAACAGGCTGCTGCTGAGGGCGTTGCTTATGAGGACGATTGGCCCTACTCTATTCATCTTCTTGCCCACATTTACGTTGATGATATGtatgattctttcttctttttcttttttgttgaagcCCACAATTCTTTGTTTCACGATGCACCCACTAGTTgatgtttttcatgtttttttgtttttgcttttgttgttttaatattgggtaaaacttagatacagttaCTTCGGTGTAGTACATTTAGttccccaattaaattcaaacacatagttGGATTGGATTTAGAAAAAATTAGCACTGTTTATACTTTGTTGGTCAATGCAACCATGTTTTTCGATTTAATTGGAGAACCTAAGTTACTGCATTTAAGAACTGTAttattaagttttgttttttcatatcAGACTTTTGTTGTTTTCCCAATTGGGGTTTCATGAAAACCCTTTTTTGCAGCAATGGGTTTCAgtgtttgtgttgttgttgttgttgttgttctgtGACCTGGATTTTAGTGGGATTTAGAGTTTTATATGTGGATTGGTATATTTCAGTAACAGTGCTCGGTTTCTGTGGAAATCGATACCTTCTGCAATTAAGGAGAGTCAGCTAGAAGTGGTTGCGGTTTGGAAAATCGGTCAGAAGCTATGGATGAGAGATTATGGTGGTGTGCATGAGGCTATTCGTGGGTTTGATTGGAGTCAGGAAGTTCAGTGTCTTGTTGCTGCATTCTCAGGCAAGTTTTAAAACTACATCATACACAATACCACATTACTAATATTTAGCATTTAcatgcttgtttgtttgttttttaatgtaTTGATGTGTCATGGGATCAAAACCCATTGGGCACATGtgtaatttaccaataaaaaaaaatgtgtcgGTATTAAAGAGTTAAGATTAGGTTTGACTCCTAATAGGTGCTAGAATCTCAATTAACACTTTGCTAGGTGTTCTTGCTGAAAGCACCTCAAGACATCATGTATTCTATCTATATTATTCTTCAATGGAAGTTTCAACTTGCAAGCTTATAACCTCACTAATAGGTTGAAGAATAACCTATTTTCAACCTATCAGTTTAGATTAACCTTCAAATTCATGGTATCCATGGTCaatgcctttttcttttttcatatatataaaataaaatcttggtTGCATTATTGGCTACTCAATCTACTTACACCAGCTCCATAATACTCAACTTCTTAGTACACTCCTTGGTGAGTTTCTATGGTACTGAAACttgctcttctttttttttttttttttgataaataacggAATTGAATTAATCAAATATCCAGGTACACCGGTGGTGTACATGGATAACAGTACATCAAACACTTAAATTACAAAGATCAagcatttctaaaaaattagaacaaggAAAAAGATCAAAGGACGAAGCATTTCTGAAACTTGCTCTTTCATcttgaaagaagaaaattgtaTGATCTTTTGACTGTGTCTGTAAtggtgattgatttttttttttggtttgctgGTGGAGATGGTTACCTTAATGGCAAAATCTGGAAAGCTATTCCTGTATTTGTTATCATATTTGGAGAGAACGAAATGCTCAGATTTTTTAGGGCTGTGAAACATCAGCGGCAACCTCGAATTTCAGTTTGCTGAGagcattttatcatttttttggcaaattctctctcttttttgagtttttgttgtaGTTCACTGAACTCCTATATTTTAAGAACTGGCCTGTGTTTTCCTTCTTGTCTATTTCATATATGCCGTTGTGTTCcagtaaaattatttatttatacaagaAAATTGTAGGATGGTTTccccttatttttcttttggtttttaatgGTGGGATCAAAACAACCCTTGTGGCAAGATTCCATTAGGCTTAAATGAAATTAGTAACGCTGCTCTTGTTTTGTGAGGCAAATCATCTCAACTTAGATCTATTTGTTTGTTCCTTCTCTTTCATTGTAATCTTTTGGGACCTGCTCAGTAgcaatttggaaatttttaattgaataaaaaatggggCTTGGGAGGATGGTGATTTGGCTTGTATTGGAGTATCCAAAAGTAATCAAAGCTAACTCATGGATCCATAAATTTGGGGTAGGTGTATGGTTGGGTGGCTAATGTTGTGTTTGAGAAGagatgaaagtttttttttttgggggggggggggggggggggcttaaATTGACATATCGTGAAAAGGGGGCCTCATTGGCTATGATCCATGGTCCTTCGGAAAGATCCGGAAAGTTGGAGTTTTCAAAGTGATACGATTTGGTCAATGGCCATGCAGTGTGGGAGAGAGGACTTTTGCTTCTAAAGTCCATATTCTGTGATTCACAGTAAAATTTGAgagataaaaagagaaaaaccagGGGGGGTGTTGTAATGATGGGTATTGAGAGAGATAAGGAGTAAAATAGTAATCATATTTAATCTCCCAAATTCCCACCTAGTTTTCATCCCAAGGTTGGGTGAATAAAACATTGGGGCCTGCCTTCCTCCCTTCCCCTTCTCTTCTATACCAAATGAGAGAATTCTCCATCCAAATGGAACTTTCTTCTCTCACAAGTGTGGGTGGAAGGTGATGTTGTGGCTTTAATACACACTGGACACTTGTGttacttaccaataaaataAGCATGGTTGGATTGGATAAAAATTATAAGTATCAGAGCTCTCAGGACTCTTCaacattataaaaacttttagCAAATTTGATATAATcaccatttttatttataatacacCAAGTAGTTCCTGTCCTCATAATtaatcatcttttatttgttttaaatttgtgAATTTATCGTTGAAATGAGATCTAAAGCCTTAAAAAGATTGGTGTAGGATAATTTAAAGGAACTACTACATGTTACATCCCTTAAGTTCGGCTCAAGTTTGgttttttacatataaaaagttgtaatttTGTGCTTCTTTTCGTATGTTGTTAATTGTATGCCTGACCTTGTAGTTTTGTGGTTAAGTGggtaaatgatttttttttttttttataagttgttAAGTGGGTAAATGATATGATCTTTTGGTCTTGAGTTTGAGGTTTGCATAAATTTAATCAGCTAAGCCATATAATGGATTCTGTCATTGTGGAATTCTATTGAATTCTGTAaatatgttttcattttcaaagcACTATCTAATGTATATAGAATTATAAATCTTACTTCTTTGGTCAACCTGAAACATTGAGATTCATTAAGAGTACGCTTTCCAACCTTCCTACTTACTATTTATCCCTTTTTACCATCCCTTCGCATGTGGCTAATAAGATTGAGAAGATTCAGAGGGACTTCTTGTGGGGGGATTCCAAGCTTCATTTGGTGGGGTGGGATAAGGTGTGTGCTCCTAAGGCTAATGGTGGTTTGGGAATAAGGAAGTTAACTACGTTTAACAAAGCTTTACTAGGAAAATGGCTATGGCGGTTTGGGGTTGAGGAGACTCGTCTTTGGAGGAGGGTGGTGGCTCTGAAGTTTGGGGAAGAGTGGGGGGGTTGGTCTTCCAAACTGGGCAGGGGtgttcatgggtgtggtttaTGGAGAAGTATTCGAAAAGGTTGGGAGGTGTTTAGCAAACACATCCGGTTTGAGGTAGGGGTGGGGGATAGAGTGAAGCTTTGGACGGACCAGTGGTGTGGGGACTCACCACTCCATCTATCTTTCCCGGTAGTGTACGGGATTGCTTCTAATAGAGAGGCTTCGGTGGCCTCGTCTCTTGAACGTTTGGGGACCAAGCCTCGGAGAAGTTGGAAGGTTCTTTTACTTAGAAATCCAAATGATTGGGAGACGGGTGTGGTGGATGATTTCCTTCAAACCCTGGGTTCTAACTTACCTCAATCTGAGTAAGGAGACTGCATGGTTTGGAAATTGTCGAAGAAAGGGGTTTTTGACATCCGCTCGTTCTACAATAAGCTCCGAAGCTCCCTGCCTATTacctttccttggaaaggtatttggaaggcTAAGGCTCCTACTCACGCCtccttctttgtttggactgcggCTTGGGAGAAGATTCTTACAGGGGATATTTTGTGGTGTAGAGGATTCGATTTTGTTGATTGGTGCATTTTGTGCCGTTGTAATGGGGAGTCGGCGAATCATTTGCTTCTCCATTGTGACAAAGCTTATCTGCTGTGGAGCATGGTTTTTAGATCCTTTGGGATTTCTTGGGTTTTGCCAAGATCGGTTGCAGATATGCTTTtcggttggtggaattggtttggAAAGCACTCTTCTGGCGTTTGGAATCTAGCTCCGTTGTGCctaatgtggtgtatttggagggagcaTAATTGGCGTACTTTTGAGGATAGGGACAAGTCTGATGACCAGTTGCTCGCTTACTTTAGTGgctctctttttgattggtctagggcttggggactcacctctagtgattctaTCCCTATGTTCCTTAGTTCTCTTCTCTGTAATTAATTTGCTATTTGTTGTCTCCGtttgttttcttatattttttctttttcttctctctttttgtttgtttccttctCTGTATTCTTTGTTTTGCCTTGTGTTTTCATGAGGTaccttttaatatatatctttcttacttatcaaaaaaaaaaaaaaaacttgaatgatgattgtttattgcaataaggaagtttctaattttcaaatattaagGCAGTTCTTTGAAATAGAATTAGAATGAGGATAGTATATgttactttttcaaattttatttaccttgtagtttgaaattgatttatttcaaaagttttgggattgattttttttgttattgttgctgttgttttgaaattgatttatttgaagattttatggttttttgcacaattattttcatcttttgttACAAAAAGCTTGGTGGGTCTTAAACCCATTTACTCACCCCCACTTGACTCTTACAAGGGTAGATGCCATTTGAGCTACATCTCATTGGCTTGTACAATTATTTCTACAGTTGAAAAATCAATGGGCACAAAAATGGGCATGTTGtatgtattaaattttcttGAGTGTACTATGgttataatttatgttttttgatGATGACCTTCTTTAAGTTGATTGGGACCATGACACTTGAGATCTCCTACTTATTAATAACAGTCTTCTGAACCTTTTACAGAGCTTTACACAAAGAGGATGTTTCACCTGCTGCTTTCTGCTTATTCTACAATAAGCATCCAAGACACTGCTCTCTTTCTAGGAATGAGTGAGGATGATGCCACTAATTGTAAGTATTGTATATTCCATGTTTGACTTAAACAGATATTGCTGCCTTCTTAATTCATTGTGTGAATGTCTTTCCTTTACTGTTTTCCTTTCTGATTTAAGCATGTCTATCTTCCAGATTGTGATCTTATTGTTGTAAGCTGCACAATTAGAAATTACAAAGATAAATAACCATCCAAAGGGGACTTGTACTACCAGAACCTCAAATATATTGATGACTTCATTCACTTGTGATGGTGgtccatttaaaattttgttaggtTCCTGTGTTGCTTAATTCCATACTAAAGATTTATAAGGCCTTTTCTAAAGGTCTTGCATTGTCTTGCTGGACCTCATAGCATGTTGGCTGATAATGCGTATCTTGTTGGTTGTAGTTTAGGTCCTATCTTTGCTGCTGCTCAGTAGAAAAAACTGTCAGCACTGCCTAATTAGCCAATCCTAATTAACtatccaaaaattttaaaaaatagccaATCCTAATTCCTGAGAACTTATGCTGGACCATTCAGGTGAAGGCAGCCCTTAGAAAAGATGAGGTTCCATGATTGTTCAAAGATAGTGACAGTTGATATATAAATCCAAACGTGGCCTGCAAAATTATGTTGTTTCTGATACTATTGTTATGATCTGTGGACATTCATTATGGTTCTGcagaagaaaaattttaagttaaaatctGATAGTAGAAAAATAGTTAAGTCGCCTAGATGTAATGCCATTGGTTGTGCAATGCTTAATTTTTCAGTAGTTCCCTTGCAACTATTATTAAATTGTTGTTGGCTAGGATTTGCTAATGCAGGCACATTGCTCGCAGTTCCATAGGCTTGTTGACAAGTAGAATTGGCTTGATTTTCATTGCTAATGGACTTTTGGTTGGCTGGCATATGCAGATGTCCTGCAGCAAGGTTGGGTTGTGGACCCTGCTTCTAGAATGCTTACTGTGAAGAAGCAGACTATTGTGACAGAGCAAAAACTAGATGCAACTAAATTGCAGCGGTTGACAGAATATGTCTTCCACCTTGAGCATTAATCGAGTTTTGGGGAATGTATGAGCTATGAATGTCTTTTGCTTAGGAGACTGCCTTTCGGTTCAGCATTGTCGTATATACTATATTCCATCCCATACTTGAAACTACTCTGGTAATATTTATCTCAGTGAAATTATTGGAAGTGAAAAGCATGTTTCATTGGATTTAATGTCGTTACTTGAGTATGACCTATACAATTTGCTTTTCCAATTTTGTTGccaaacaaatgcaaaaattgttcaaatttcataataaaagaTTGTCAAACCATTTAATGTTAGCTAGAATGTGGAGAAAACTGTTCTAgaatataatttgtaaatttctctccctttttctccCCATTGTgcagaattgaaaaaaaatctttatcaaATGCGATGAACAGCTTGTTCATGTTTgataagtgaaaataaaatagaaagtggaataatttttatgtttaacttTCATTTTTGAGTCAGATGACTCAGATGATACAAACATGAACACCACGGCtggaggcaaatcaagaaaaactcaattaaataaataaagctaacCTATTTATCACCACCTATCATTACAGGCAACATTTCGAGTTCCTGATGATGAGTTGAAACCTAACTAATTGGAAGTAAACTTTGCCTAGTCTTTGTGCCAATTGAGCGATGAGTAGATTTATAAATAAGCCAAGAACTAGAATTTTCAAGTttgattcatttattttgttatagaaCTTGAGCTAAAAGTTTAGAATTGggctcaaaattttttttttctttttttcctttttgttgttgttgttgttgttcaaGTGGGTTTGTTAATTTCTGTTAATTAAACTAACTTAATGAAGATTTATGTATTTATCTTTAGAAGTAACTAACTTAACACCGGTTTTACAtaataaatcaatatttttcctttcttagtGAATAttagggttcgtttggatacagtttattttcctgaaaactgaaaatattgtagcaaaataatttttaaatgtgtgaaaaattactgttcacttttttttactgttcatatgcCTTGGTGCACTGTTCATATCCCATGAACAATGCACCAGGCgcttatcttaaaaaaaaaaaaaaaaaaaaaaaaggagaagaagcaCAAATGTGGATCCAAACAGTCACTTAATGGTCAAATTCTACTAAGAATTTACTAATTCATTCATTAAAACttgaatgttatttttttaaaacaagaaatattaatgcattttttattttttatttttaagttactCATATTAATCACATTTAAGTTCACGCACATAGAGTTTAACTTGACTTTGTTGAGGGACAAAAttggcttctgcccttttcggGTAAAATAAATAGCATTCTACCCcctttccaaaaataattaggaaaatatcccttttttgaaaatcgactttttcaaaatcgagttaagttctatagtgatatttttaaggacctatagttgCGTTTTTTAACTAAAGccccatgaaatcgagttataggtaaaaaaattgcatataacttgacttcatggaaatcgagttacaaaatgtcactataggtcattaaaacgtcactataggcttcTTAAAACACTACTATagggttttagaatttttttttttttaaaactcgattttgagaaagtcgaatTTCAAAAAAGgaacattttcctaattagtttgggaaagggagtaaaatgctatttattttgTCCGAAAAGGGCAAAGACCAATTTTGTCCCTTTGTTGAGCTTCGTTTGTTAACTTGAGTTGAACTCGAGCTtggttatttacttattttagggtatgaaaGAGTTTGATTATAATCTTAACGGTTCAAACTAGAGTTGTTTTGCAACTCCCAAGTTACCTGGTTCATTTTATCATCAAAACATTATGTTTTGAGTAgttatttaatttcttgaaaaatCAATCTTATATCCATAGCCATAGGTAAGAAGTTGGTAATTAAAGTTGTGataaaattttcatcactaGATTCACTATAATATGATTCGCCATGAGAGCTTTTAGCAATAAGATTACTTCTTTAGTAGTTAATTAGAGCTTCTACTAGTTTGAGCACTGTTTAGGCTAAAATTTGGTAAGCATGCATATATTCTCTGCATGCACCAAGCCGAATATATTCTCTGCATGCATATATTCTACTACAAGCATAACTGCAATTAACAAGCcgaatacctttattttttggtgtaaaTAGAAGTGGGTTTTTCAACATTTGGAAAGCAGAACAATACAAACTAATgcattcaacaaaaaaaaaaaaaataaaataaaaaattgggcaTTGCTCTCTCgcaacacaaaaaagaaaaaaagaagaaggaacatACTATAAAAATAGGGATGAGTTCAAAACGTATAATAATTTTACTTTGATGCTTAAAATAACACAATTCCAAGTTAGTTTACATTCCAGGAGATCTAGTGAGGACTAGCTAGAAGGAGTCAGATATTAATTACTTTACAACAACTTATATAGGCTTGGTGGAGTAGTACAAATCATAAATGGATCGAAACCTCTTTTTCCTAGAGCTAAAAACTTgatattcttcttctccttcgaTAAGATTGTTGGGAAAGATTACATTGGTTATAGATAAATCAGCTGCATAGACTTGGTTGcattgttcttcttcttccacgCTGTTATTGTTGGTGTGGTCTTGGTGGTGACCCATAGCTATAGAGTCTGCGCTCATCAGTTGTATTAGCTGCTCAGCCACGTCCATCTCTGTGACTGAGAAATCCATGCactccttcttcttcttgttctggGTTCTTTTCCTTTTGCATGATGATGATGCTGCTGCTGATTTCGCCATTACTACTTGCCCGCtgagaaataatataaatgagCCGTACGTTTAAATTAAGACTTATGCCGGTGTCATTGTCAatgtgtgcatatatatatatatatatatatatatagccgtGTTGGAAACCGCCTTGGACGAAGCGTGTATATCTATGTTGTTTCCTATTCCTATTAGAATTCGGAAATCAATTAAGGGGCCCACCCAAATATATTTCCTACTCCTACTGGGTTTAGGAAAGCTATAATTATTACACCGTGTGCGTGTGTGCCacgcgatttttttttttttttaagttaaaatttgaaattatgtttttaagaCATATATTGCCTTTTGTCAGTTTTGTGCCTTTGTGTGTACAACAATAATTTCCCAAACTTATTACTTAAGGAAAAAACCTCTCAAGGAGTACAATGCACGCCTGTACAAAAAGAAAGTCAATTTGGAATAAATAAAGCTCTATCctatattataaaaaagagtacaaaaagggttaaaatttattttaatcccTTTAACAAGAACCTTGTAggtaaattataatttcttgGTGTCTCCAACTGAAATATCCAATGTTCAAACCCCTTTTCCCTAACTATTAAACTATTAAATACaagtcaaagaaaaaagaaaaaaaaaggggaaatgTAATCAAGATAATATTGATGTAATCATGTATACCCAATTATAGTGTGAACTTATTTGATTTGGCCCATTTTGAGATCTATACTACTAAATCTAGCAAAATTGGACTTAGATTTGATAATCTGAccaaaatttaaaggaaaatacCTAAtccaaatatgaaaattttgaccTATATAGTAAAAACGGGTTGTTCCATGGCGCAACttgttttttaaacaaaatttttttttttggtggtaaaaaTAATACCATATGCTACCATGTAAATGTAACATAatgtcaattattttttttttttggagaaataattacaacataatgtcaattattgaaatatactgattacattgaattaaatagCAGCCACCAACTAGTTATCTTTCTTGTTTTAGTACTCGTTTGGATACAACTGCTAGTGTCTACGTTTTGGcgttttccttctctttctttttttttgctggggAAGAGCGTTTCACGTGATTATGCACTATTattgggtcccgtgcactgttcacaggacccacaagtctttttattcaggaaaaaaaatttaaaactggatcccacagtactattcacacatttaaaaattattttattacagtattttcagtttttagcaaaataaacggtatccaaacacactcttACAATACAAATTTTGAAAGTATGAAATATCTTAGATTGAAACAATATTGAATACCTTCTCCTCCAACTATcgatgtaaaaaagaaaaagaaaaagaaaaagaaagattgaaaCAACATCTCTACAATCTTTGGTGTGATAAATGTTAAGTGCTTTGGTCTAAACTCCAAGATTTTGCAATAAGACTCATAGGATCTTTGCTATTGTCAATTTCATCTGTTATAAGtgaactaatatttttttcactatctcaaaatgaaacaaaatttgtatATGAGAGGATAAGAGTTGAAGGAATGGACCGTTGTCGCTTGAATTGCCACCAAAATAATGGCCATTTActgttctatttcttttttcttttttttgtttttatataaaaaatatatatatatatatatttataatgttataaatttttaatgtaaaaaaaaaaaaaaaaaaaaaaaaaaaaccaaaactacATCATTTCGGGGCATTTAACCGTAAATTacctaattttttatgtgataatattattaatacaataatgaatttaaattatgtaaacTTAAGAATTGTGCAGTTTTAATAATAGCgtgtgagttaaaaaaaaaaaaaaaaaaaaaaccaaacccgaCCCTACCCGATTGCCATAATAGACTGTGACTGTGACTGTGACTGTGACCTGTGAGTGGAGCATTGAAGACGACCTCGTCGTTAAGGGATCTTCCTTTGAAATTGAAAAGCAATTAATCATTTACTCCaaaaactccttttttttttttttactttaaccGGTAAATCTCCAGTTACTCTCACATTTTCCCTCGGAACTAACCGGTCAACCTCCTCCGTCTCTTCCTCCACTTCTCTTTCCATCTGATCAAACTCAGTCGCACACACAATGCCAACTTTATAATCAGAAAAAAACCGAAAGAGAAGAATTTCACAACTCAAAAAATGTCTCAGAATTCAAACACAAACGCAAACGCAAACACAAACAGTAACAGTAGTACCAGCAACGTGATTCCGGTGAGCGAATTGTATTGGTCATTGGTGGACAAAGCTGACAAGAAATTCTCTAAGATCAGAGACTTGCCCTATTATCAACGCAACAGGTTTTTCAATTTCCCTTTTccactgttttttctttattacatTTGACTTagggctttcttttttttttttgaaaattgattgcAATTGTTATAACATATGGTTACTTAACTATCAATTAAGTTTAGATTAGTATTGGTATCTTGTACCAGACTTAAATGCTAATCGTTGAATTTGGCTTTGAGTCTCAAATGGACATAACGATTTCATGACATTTTTCGCAACGGCTGAGTTGTCAggtttttattggtttggtgCAAAAGGATCATCTCCATTTGAAATGTGGATATATTTCATGGTTTGGATTAAATATTACAAGTATAAAGGAGTACATATTgtcactttatttaaaaatttaagaatgaaATGGAGAAGATATTTTTCTGTAGTTTTAAGAATACGGAATTGACCGAGTAGAAGTTAATAATTTTTGAAGAGAGACATTGTATTAAAATTAGTGCAAGGAGTCCACATATAGTGAATAATAATGTGATCTACAAGAGGATggaataaaatttcattattttgaaGAAACAAGCTATTTGTTATTGATAAAGTACTTGTTCTGTTTTTGTGGCTTCGTTTTAGGTATGATACATACTTCTATAAGGTATTCAAAGTGTACACGCAGTTGTGGAAGTTTCAACAGGAGAATCGGCAGAAATTGGTGGATGCAGGGCTTAAGAGATGGGAGATTGGTGAGATTGCGTCTCGGATTGCGCAGCTTTATTTTGGGCAGTACATGCGGACGAGTGAGGCGAGTTATTTGTCGGAGTCCTATGTATTCTACGAAGCAATATTGACTCGTGAATATTTCAAGGAGGGATTGTTTCAGGATGTCAATCTCGCGAACAAACAGTTGAGGTTTCTTGCTAGGTTTCTCATGGTGTGTTTAGTTTTGAACCGGCGGGAAATGGTTCACCAGTTGGTTAACCAGCTGAAAATGTTGGTTGATGAGTGCAAGAGGACATTCCAGGTCGTTTAACTTTTTAACTCTCTTTTGCATGCATGTTTCGGTTTTGAGCTTTATGGCTTTGTTGATACTCTCTCTCTTGAGGTTTGTGTTGATAGCTAATGAGAATTGAAATTACTTGTTGtgttttatatatagttttgatTGTGAATTCATAGTTTTGAAAGTATGAATAAAAATGAAGGAATCGGCTCTGTGAATATACCATGGAAATGGTG includes the following:
- the LOC115983456 gene encoding COP9 signalosome complex subunit 8-like — protein: MDFSPLTKALASKSYQNIADICDNLLLQAAAEGVAYEDDWPYSIHLLAHIYVDDINSARFLWKSIPSAIKESQLEVVAVWKIGQKLWMRDYGGVHEAIRGFDWSQEVQCLVAAFSELYTKRMFHLLLSAYSTISIQDTALFLGMSEDDATNYVLQQGWVVDPASRMLTVKKQTIVTEQKLDATKLQRLTEYVFHLEH